The sequence below is a genomic window from Balearica regulorum gibbericeps isolate bBalReg1 chromosome 9, bBalReg1.pri, whole genome shotgun sequence.
gaaaaatggctttgttttgttcagaCTGCATTCAGAATTCATTTTATGTTGAACATCTTCAAGTGTTTCAGCTAAACTAAACAATTAAAGTTGTTTAAAATCCAGTGTGTTTCTTCCTGTGGATGAAATAAGTCCTGAGTGCTAGGGGATTTGCTGCTCTGGTATTTTAAACCCCTCCTGATTCCAGACGtcaacattttataaatatttctacagttcagacattttaaaaataagttgagATGACTTAATCCACTCTCAGGCTTGCTTTCTGGGAGGAAAGCTATAAAGGGTGGTCAAAATAAACACGCGCTAAAAGATTGTGACAGTTGCAATGTCAAGTAACTCTCAAGCAACAGCTTGAAAAATTTTAAGATGCTGGTCTGAATGCATTGATGCAGTTCCAAAATGTGTGAGTACatgtttccttccctcctttcaaAGAGGACATTGCCATTAGTGTGCAGATGGAACGCTTTCTTGGGACGGGGGACACACAAATTAGTGGTAAAGAAGGCCATCTGTCATTTCTGGGATGCCTGCTTCATTGCTTACAGAAGTTGGAAGGTATTTGGAGAAAGTGCAGGGAGTTAGAGAGGGTCTTGTGGCTGATCCTTCAATACTGCTGTCGCTAGTTTTATCTTTAACTTACGCTACAGAGTTCCTGTCTAGTTTTAAGCCAATTATTTTAAACCTTGCTTCTCAGAAGTGGTTGCTGACTGTATGCCTAATGTTTTCGAAGACAGGAGCCTGAGTTGCAGGAGTGCAGTGCATTTGCAATTGTAACTGAAACCAGGCTTTGCAAAATCCGTGTTGCAAACCAGGCTCGGTGGTGCTCGCCTGTGTCAGGTGCCCAATCTGTTACTCTGATTATACAAGTGAAAGTAAAGTCTGTTTTCTATGTAGGGTTGAATAATACGCAGAAAGTAAGTCATATGCCTACAGagtctgaaataatgaaaaaaaaaaacaaaccctggaATATCTGTATGGAGACCTGTGCACCATCCATTTTGTGAAACGAATGAGGGTGTTAGttgactatttttttcctgcattttgtaTGAAGTGCATCAGCAGCTTAAGCTTCGGTAAGCCTGCTGTCTGTCCTGCTCTCCGGATCCTGCCTGTTAATTTTCATCCTGCCTTTCACAACCAGCATCGTTCCACCTGCGATGGCAAGGGCATTAACGTGAGAGGGCATTAACTCAGCTAGCACAAAGCTTGCTAATTGTGTGTAATACGCGGTTGCTTTTTCAGGTGGATCGGTTCTTCCCTTGGTGCTCAGCACACCCTGGGCAAGCACGTCCACACCAGGGAAGGAATACAGGGAAGAGGATAGGGGCTGGGACTTTGGGATGGCTCCGGACGCCTTTGAATCACCTACTCTATAGAAAGCGAGACTCAAAGGTTGCTGGGGCATGGCCCTTCTTAAGTCCCTCTTCCTCCACTACCCCCAGCTTGTGTGCCAGTGCTTTACGTTCCTTGGACAATAAAGCATAGCAGGGTGACAGAAGGCTTATTTTAACAGATTATAACAGaaaggttatttttcctttagacTCTTTCTCTCAGGTTGCTTTTTAGATTCAAATTGttccattttttgtttcaggatGCAAGAAAAGCATGTAGTGACACAACTCTTGCTCAGGTATGTTCTTGATTATGTGTATAGGCTATTACTtgacatataaaaataacaatccCTACAATTTATGACTGTAATGTGTTCCTATTTAGtagctgaaagaataaaatgaaaccaGCCTTTGGAAATGTAACATGTATttatacagttattttaaacaaaaaaacaccagcaaaaaccaaattaacaacaacaaacaaacaaacaaaaaacagcaaaaaagccCCCACCATCTTAATGGTTCTGGCTTCCAGTTTACCTTTTAAATAGATTGTTTAGTATATTTAGAAAGACTTAAATAAATATCTTCTAGCTGTGTTTTAGAAAGAAGAGGATTTTGCATTTAAAGTTCTGCTatgctttaaaaagtaatagTGTAGTAAGTATTGGAAGATTTTCTTCCATTGATTTTAACTGAAACCTTTCAGATTTGATAATCTCTGTATTacacagtattatttttaaaaactttctgaagtttCAGTTATAGCCATTGTGAAGTGTATTGGTATATCTTctgtaaaatctgttttcttcagtgttgcACGGACCTAAGCCTGGATAGTGCactagtatttttttgttttttttttttaatatattgcatGCCAAGATAGCTTATTTTCTATCAAAGTTCAAATGTATTTAGTTATCTTGTATGTTAAAAATAGTTCTCAGTATCTGaggggtttgttttatttatttttagatcacAACAAGTCTGGACTCAGTGGGTCGAATTCAAATGCGAACAAGGCGTACGCTTAGAGGTCACTTAGCTAAAATCTATGCTATGCACTGGGGATCTGACTCAAGGTTTGTACAAGTGACCCTTCAACCTGCCGTTTAAGGGTTAAAGATCACATTGTCAACTTCAGAATTAATACCAGGTTTTGGGAGCCGTGTGATATGGTGTTGATGCCCTCGCAGAGGGATCACAGACCACAACTGTGGTGGGTTGTTTGTCTTTTGTTATagcttgccttttttaaaaaccagtGAGGATTTCATAGTGGTAATAGAGAAGCCTTGATTGAAAGGAGAGGTACTTGGCTTGTTCTTACCACAggcattttgccttttcctttttttttagttttaactATGTTCTTAGAGTTTATTTAAGCAGAGTGGAGTGTATGTGGTGAGGCATATTTTTGGAGTGATATTGTATTTTCCAAGATGTTGAATAATTATATAACTTCTGTGATAacagatttaaaacatttatggacaaattttatttaattgcaaaaaaaatcctcttgtAGATAGCGGGAAAAGCTACTTAGCTTCTAGGCAGGAGTTTTGTTATGCTGCCTTTAGAGCAGCTCATGGTCAGATGGTAGTAGTACCTCATGGTCTACTCTCTGTTATGTAGTCCAGAAAGAAATACGTATAAAATCTGCTCtcaaaataagatttatttCCCCCTaaatttcttgtttatttttgtgtagCTGTACGGCTAAAATATTagtatatgaaaaataaaggcagctGTGGAGAGAGTtcataaaaagtgttttcagtaagctgtttggttttgtccatTGTTAATCATGAGTCCTTGTGGGCGTGTGACTCTTTGGTCAGGTAATATATAGACctttacagattttttccaacaaatgctctcccttaaaaaaaaaaaaaaagagtaaaagaaatttTGGAATTTCTGAATTACTTGGTAATCATGCATGATGTATGtctattttgagattttttggtttgttatatattaatatattttattttgtgtttatatttagGCTACTAGTCAGTGCTTCTCaagatggaaaattaattatttgggATAGTTATACAACAAATAAGGTAGAGTTTTTTTATAATCCATATCAATAATTCATGCATAATTTGTGTGTTGGAGGGGGCTtgtgtctatttttttctgtggctgcaaggcaaaaatgaaaagaagcagTCGTCTTTCAAttcagatgtaatttttttttttccccctttcatgACTAGCTGATTACTAGTAATATGTTGTAGGTTGTGTCTCAGAAGCAGTAGTTCTAGGTAATAAGTAATATTTTCACTCTAGTTTGCTGGTGCAGTAGCTTGTAGGTATTGCTCTCTGCCTGTGTGGTGTTGCTTCTGAAactaatttggttttaaattgtAGAAATACACGACCTCAGAATTTGGAAGAGTGCTTTgcgaaaagaaaaaaaaccgATCTgttgaatgagaaaaatgtagGTAGTGTGTGGAGTGGTGATCTGCTTCTGTAAACTGTCCAGTCTCCATGGATACAACCATCCCACTTTATAACCTATAGTTCAGAGATGTAGAATTGGAGAAAGAAATCTAAGTAGAATAAACAAATGTTATAAATGTTTACGTTTAGAATAGCTTTGCTATTAAATAATGTTGTACTGAAGTTCTGTATATCTACCCTAGAGACTGCTGGTATTTTTCATCCTagtatgtatgtataaatatgaACATGGGTTATAATATGTGTTCTAAAATCAAAACACTGAAACTTATGATACACAATCTACCTGGTGTGTTTAATCTGCTATAAGTCATTAACTGATACGAATTACATCggtgaaaaatgaaagcttgcGTGTGACATTAGAGTTCATGAGCTCTGTCTTTCTGAAGATGCACGCCATTCCTTTGAGATCCTCCTGGGTGATGACTTGCGCATACGCACCGTCCGGAAACTACGTTGCCTGTGGTGGATTGGACAACATCTGTTCCATATACAACTTAAAAACCAGAGAGGGCAACGTGAGAGTGAGCCGAGAGCTGCCAGGGCATACAGGTCAGCCATATACTTGCTgcagctttgggttttttattgcACCAAATGAAACAATCTCGCTTTGAGGTGAACGGTGAACTGTGAAGCAGTTTTGTTGGTTTACAGACTAGCCATGGGAGAACTTTAATCATTGCTCTTGGATTTTAAACTTCAGTTATTACTTCTGGGTCTGAAACTAACAAAcataactgttttctttttaggatATTTGTCCTGTTGTCGCTTTCTAGATGACAACCAAATTGTCACTAGCTCAGGAGACACCACTTGGTGAGTTTCTGAGCTCTGTGggcctctttctttttcttttctttcttttttttttcctcttcctctccaatgccttaatttgtatttaaaacttaGTCTCAAATAATGACATACATTGTGTTAACGTTGTCACTTTATCTGCAGCGCTTTGTGGGATATTGAAACTGGTCAACAGACCACCACATTCACTGGGCATACTGGCGATGTGATGAGTCTCTCTCTAAGTCCAGATATGAGGACTTTTGTTTCGGGTGCCTGTGATGCCTCCTCGAAGCTTTGGGATATTCGAGATGGAATGTGCAGGCAGTCGTTCACAGGGCATGTGTCAGATATTAATGCAGTTTGTGTAAGTGACCATTTGTATTTCCACATGGGAAGAAAGGGGGAGGATAAAAGCTGTAGTTGCATGAATCCAGCTTATAGTCTACTGGGTTACCTTGATTTAAAATCAGTTACTTTGTTAGAGACTGTTAAATTGTATGTAACGAAGACGGTTGTCTAGTAACTTGCGATCTAGTTTATACCTgaatgattattattattaccattaTCTGTGATGTATCAGAATGTTCTTGGAATAGTTTCAGCTATGTTTTTGTTGAGTAACTGAgaccttatttttttaagaagcaaagaACGGAGGAGGGGAGCATTTTACAGTGTGGCAGtgttttaaaacctgaaaattgtAGGTAAATGCAATATGCTGAGAGGGAGCAAAAATAGCCAAGCATCCTCATCTTAAAGTTTTTTTTGTTGAACAATAGTGTTCTCGATATTTTTTGTTCAAAAGAGCTTTCAGCGAAACTTTGCCTTTTCAGGAAGGCAAAGTTAAAATCAGGACTTATGTTGAATATTCGTCCCTGGAATCATTGTGTAATATTTATAAACTGGATTATATTTCCTCTCTGTCATTGTAACACTATGTTCTGATCTGCAAGATACAAACTCTGATAAATAGGGAATGAAATCTAAGTCTAAGCTGCATCTGTTTTTGATAAACACGAAAAATTATTAAGGCTGAGAAAATACCAAAAGCATGACCAGTAGAAAAATGCAGTTCCTATACTTAGACCTGCATCTGGAGATGCGTTGAGCTCTTTTCATTCCCATTTCAATCAATGTGTAAGAATGACTCTGATTTGGAGTAGATTTTTTGGAAATTGAATTGCTTGCTTGCAATCTTCTGTCTTGGCTGAGCCAACCTGGCTGACCAGCTCAAGACAGAACATTATGTACCAGTTCACCCAGGTCTTCCTGGCCTGCAGCCAGGATGCACATAACtgccttttgcttcattttgtagGAATTAGTTGCATCCCCTTTGACTCCTGTTATACTGCAGGCAGGAACTGTCTGGGTAAAATTCCAGTCATTCAGGTGTTACCGGTATTATTCTAGAAGTGTTTTGTTGCATAGCTGTGTATATGCAGGCTCTTTAAcgtgcagatttttttaaaaaataaatcattctgCCTTTATCTGGTCACCCTGGCAAATAATCCCATGATGTTTTTGAAATAATGCatgaataatgtatttttctggtgTCAAACTCCTGTCTCTTAATTAAAACTTCCAGTTTTTCCCTAATGGACACGCATTTGCCACTGGATCTGATGATGCCACTTGCCGACTCTTTGACCTACGTGCAGATCAGGAATTAATGATGTATTCACACGACAATATCATCTGCGGCATCACTTCTGTAGCCTTCTCGAAAAGCGGTCGCCTCTTGCTAGCAGGTTATGACGACTTCAACTGCAATGTCTGGGATACTCTGAAAGGGGAGAGAGCAGGTGAGTTTGAGTGCCTGCAATGAGctggttttccatttccttagcagaaaatggattttcagaATCTACACAAAATGCGGAGCCGGTTCATTGCcagtactgctgctgctgttaggGAATCTGCATGCTTCAttttaacactgttttcttttggaatgGCATCCTTGTATTTTATTGCGTTTGGTTATATCTTCCAGTTGCTGCACTGTGTTCTGGTTTCATCTATATGATATGTGGAGTAAATGCTCCAGTCAGTGAAACACTCCTGTTGTTGGGTATTGGCCATTATATATCTGTGTTCTGGAAGATACCAGCTCTTGAGGCTGAGGAACAGCCTCCAAAATTACATCACGcctgcagaaaagctgtttcactgaagtgtatgaaattaatacaaaatcaTACATTTGCATTGACTTTTGCACCCATCAGAGGAAGTAATTCAGATAGTAGGAAGTTACAGTTGTCTTTTTGCTTTGGGGACCATAATTTCCTGCTGTTGGGAGGGAAGTAGACACTTCCAGTCCTTGAACTAGTCACTTCTGTCAGGACAGCGTGTTTATAGCAGAGCTACATCTTTCTCACtttttacagtaatttaaatGATGGGGTGTGGTTCAGTTCTGAACCTTGATTCTGCTGTTCAGACTGAAAATTAATCCTGTTCCTTAAGGGACCTGGATGTGGGAGAGCAGACAAGTGCAAGAGTGggtggaaggaaagcaaaaacaaggtgggaagaggcagggtacactgctgcttttctgacacGATACATGGGGGGGTTCTGATCCTTGGGGTGGGCGAACCATGGGAAACTCAGGGTAGTTCCTGTATCCGGGGCACTGTCAGAAGACATCGCATTTGATTTTGGAAGTACTTGATGGCTGAAATTGTGGAGAGCATTGctgaaagcagggaaaaaacagtaGAGAGCCTGATTAGGGGTGAGGAGGTCTTTggggcagaaagaagaaagaaagaagggcagagagaaaatggaGGCAATATTGTGTgtacatacttttaaaaacctaATTGTTGAGTTTCTTGATATGGCTGTTGTGATGCATATAATCCTTCAGGGTAAGGACAAAGATGAAGCTTAGATCTTgcattacatcttttttttagCAATCTTGAAGACTTACCTGGGAGAGCAGAGTAACAGCTGAAGTCCTTGACATCCCGTGAATATTAACTTTCATTGCTTCTTCTTTTTCAGGTGTCCTTGCTGGCCATGACAACCGTGTCAGCTGTTTAGGTGTTACTGATGACGGCATGGCTGTAGCTACAGGGTCTTGGGACAGTTTTCTCAGAATCTGGAATTAACTGGGAGCCAAACATGTACATTCTCCATTTGAGATCTGGAGAGATCAATGCTGCAGCCTATAGCtgtgaaataacatttctaCCTTGTATTTGCAGGTGAAGTTTTTCTATTCACTGATTATTACACAAAAAGGCTTTCTgtaaactagaaaaaaaaaatcaagtgaagAAAtaggggaggggggaagaaatcactgactttttaaaagggGCCAGCACACATAATCATGGTGACCGACAAACTAAGAGCCagtctttttgtttttggtggtttggttaGATTGTCCTTGAAGGGTTTTTGCTTGTGCTCAGTCTGCTAAtcctgtactttttttttttgtacataacagaatatacacattATAGCAGCCAATCATGTAACATTTGTCTGTATGTAAAgaaatatgtttgcattttttaaggAACTACATTTATAGCTTTGCTTTTAACCCGAGATGTCACTTCTGAGTTTTGTAGTGGATGAACTAGATGattgctgttttaaatgtttttgtgaaTTTACTGTAGATAAAGTGAAGCCAA
It includes:
- the GNB4 gene encoding guanine nucleotide-binding protein subunit beta-4; its protein translation is MSELEQLRQEAEQLRNQIRDARKACSDTTLAQITTSLDSVGRIQMRTRRTLRGHLAKIYAMHWGSDSRLLVSASQDGKLIIWDSYTTNKMHAIPLRSSWVMTCAYAPSGNYVACGGLDNICSIYNLKTREGNVRVSRELPGHTGYLSCCRFLDDNQIVTSSGDTTCALWDIETGQQTTTFTGHTGDVMSLSLSPDMRTFVSGACDASSKLWDIRDGMCRQSFTGHVSDINAVCFFPNGHAFATGSDDATCRLFDLRADQELMMYSHDNIICGITSVAFSKSGRLLLAGYDDFNCNVWDTLKGERAGVLAGHDNRVSCLGVTDDGMAVATGSWDSFLRIWN